One Saccharopolyspora erythraea NRRL 2338 genomic region harbors:
- a CDS encoding GNAT family N-acetyltransferase, with the protein MAGDVELADRARRRACRLLRRWLAETHTPVEPGPLSLRIGPVRVSAEVAYRSPTGAHGFGPIRVLDAEGVPVALADPVLLAAACSADSRSRSLPSAPINAPDAGTAVDWVLSSLADDEDDEVPAGMTAEEAVRLLSRQVDDLPRSPGADPWSLVAGPLAAIGRFGRAGIADECWLLEVLAGRLRAVDDDLSRSWLSSPTLADRAVLVGEGLRYRPDVRPVPFDVPNPLHEGKSDVPPPPVPVLGGPWSLRPVEVAVHGDGGPDVALVHRWMNTPHVAHHWNQAWPLERWREELAHQLGGEHSLPCVVGHEGREVAYLELYRVTRDKLAGCYPYGPHDLGVHIAIGEREVLGRGFGSSLLRAVAGALLDADPRCARVVAEPNVHNEASVRAFAKAGFVREREIGLPAKNSALMVFSRV; encoded by the coding sequence GTGGCGGGCGACGTGGAACTCGCGGACAGGGCTCGACGACGCGCGTGCCGGCTGCTCAGGCGTTGGCTGGCCGAGACGCACACTCCGGTGGAGCCCGGCCCGCTGTCCCTGCGGATCGGCCCGGTGCGGGTGTCGGCCGAGGTCGCTTACCGCTCGCCGACGGGCGCCCACGGGTTCGGCCCGATCCGCGTCCTCGATGCCGAGGGTGTGCCGGTGGCGCTCGCCGATCCGGTGCTGCTGGCGGCCGCCTGCTCGGCGGACTCGCGGAGCCGCTCGCTGCCGAGCGCGCCGATCAACGCCCCGGACGCCGGTACCGCTGTCGACTGGGTGCTCTCGTCGCTCGCCGACGACGAGGACGACGAGGTGCCCGCCGGCATGACCGCGGAGGAGGCGGTGCGCCTGCTGTCGCGGCAGGTCGACGACCTGCCGCGGTCGCCGGGCGCCGACCCGTGGTCGCTGGTCGCCGGCCCGCTGGCGGCCATCGGGCGGTTCGGGCGGGCCGGGATCGCCGACGAGTGCTGGTTGCTGGAGGTGCTCGCCGGGCGGCTCCGCGCGGTCGACGACGACCTGTCCCGCTCGTGGCTGAGCAGTCCGACGCTCGCCGACCGCGCTGTGCTCGTGGGTGAGGGGTTGCGCTACCGGCCGGATGTGCGGCCGGTGCCGTTCGACGTGCCGAACCCGCTGCACGAGGGCAAGTCCGACGTCCCGCCGCCGCCCGTGCCCGTGCTGGGCGGGCCGTGGTCGCTGCGTCCGGTCGAGGTCGCGGTCCACGGGGATGGCGGGCCTGACGTCGCACTGGTGCACCGCTGGATGAACACCCCGCACGTCGCGCACCACTGGAACCAGGCGTGGCCGCTGGAGCGCTGGCGGGAGGAACTCGCCCACCAGCTCGGCGGTGAGCACTCCCTGCCCTGCGTGGTCGGACACGAGGGACGCGAGGTCGCGTATCTGGAGCTCTACCGGGTGACCCGCGACAAGCTTGCGGGCTGCTACCCGTACGGGCCGCACGACCTCGGGGTCCACATCGCGATCGGCGAGCGGGAGGTGCTCGGGCGCGGTTTCGGGTCGTCGCTGCTGCGCGCGGTCGCGGGTGCGCTGCTGGACGCCGATCCGCGGTGCGCGCGGGTGGTCGCCGAGCCGAATGTGCACAACGAGGCTTCGGTGCGCGCCTTCGCCAAGGCCGGGTTCGTCCGGGAGAGGGAGATCGGCCTGCCCGCCAAGAACTCGGCTCTGATGGTCTTCTCCCGGGTCTGA